The genomic DNA TCGACGAGGGTGAGCGCCGAGGGCGGCAGGTGCAGCGGCTTCTGGCCGTCGTCGAGCCGCACGAGCACGTCGACAGGCGCCAGGATCTCGCCGCCGAGGTTGACGGTGGGGCCGATCGTGACCCGCTGGCCGGGCTTGAAGCCGCCCGGCATGACGAAGACGCCGTGAGCGAGGAGCTTGCGGGCGATGACTTCGGCGGTCTGGACGATCGCCTCGTCGAGGATGGTTCCAGCGGGGTCGGGTTCGTCCTGGCGGAAGTCGTTGAGCTTCGCGAGGGCACGGAGGCGCTGACCGACGAAGTCTTCGATGGTCCCCATGATCCGGTCGTCGTCCTTCACCGCGCTGGCGATCAGGTCGACGAGCAGAGGCTCGGCTGGTGCGGTCATCGGCGGTTCCTTCGCTGGTAGAGGTGGCGGTCGCGGTTGGTGGCGCGGCCGTTGAACAGGGCATGGAGGCATCGGCGGACGTAGCGAGTCAGGTCGGTGATCACGTGGGCTCCTGGGCGGGGACGACGGCGGCGACGGCGGAGGGAAGGAATTCGAGGACCGGGTCGACGTCGGGCGGCAGCTGGCGGATGTGGTGCACGAGCGACGTGTCGGCGGCGCGCAGCGGCGGCCGGTCGAAGGCGAGGGTGAAGAACTCGGGAGGGAACCGGGTCAGCTCGGCGAGCAGGACCAGCGATTCCCACGTCGGGTAGAGCTCGCCGGCCTCCCACATGTCCACCTGGGGTTCGGTGACGCCGCAGGCTTCGTCGACGCCGGGGCCGTCGAGTCCGCGCAGGTCGAGGGCCTGGGTGATGCGGTGCGGGACGACGTCCCCGGCCGCCCACGCCTGGTAAGCCCGTTGATCGGGAGAGAACCGCTCGTACCGCTGGTGGGCGGCGCGGATGGCGGCTTCGAGGCGGCCGAGGGCGGCGATCCGGCGCCCGGCGGCGGCCGGGTCGAGCTTGGCCGCGGGCTGCTCGGCGGGCGGCTGCTTCCGGGCGTCGTGGTAGTCGGCGAGGACCTGGCGGCCACCGGGCCGCATCCGGAAGCAGGGTTCGAGCGGGGCCGCGCCGCAGGTCGGGCAGCGCCGGGAGCGCGGGTTGTCCCGCGCGGTGTCGCGCACCGGCCCGGACGGGGACCAGCGGAAGCCGTCGATGGTGCTCACGCCGCGATCCCCTCCTCGAACAGGTCCAGCTGGCCGCCGATGGGCTCCGGCGAGCGGAGGGAGTGGATCAGACGCCCCCGCCACGTCAGGGCGTAGTCGAGGCAGGACACGCACTTCTTGTGCGTGCCGACGCAGCCCGGTAGCGGCTCGCTGTGCCGGGCGTCGACCGACCACGCTTCGCTGTCGGACGTGGCGAGGAGATGGCCGACGCGGCGGATGCCGAGGGTCTTAACCCCGTAGCCGTGCAAGCGGATGCCAGGCGCCGCCGCGGTGATCGCCCGGATGATCGCGACGATTTCGCTGGTGGCCTGGCGGCGGCAGAGCGAGCCGACACCGACCGGTCCGGCGAGCAGGTCGACGCCAGCGGCGAGGTACTTCCGGATGTGGGCGACGTAGTCGTGGGGCGTGCCGCCCTGGAGCGTCGGGATGAACTTCGAGTCGCCGACCGTGCGGAAGTGCTGATTCCAGCGGGCGGTCAGCTCGAGGTAGTTCTCGGTGGTGCGGTCCTGGTGCTCGTCGACGTCGAGGCCGGTCTTGGCGAGGATGTGGTCCTCGCACATCCAGTCTTGGATGCCGACCATCACCGGCGGGCCGATCCAGTGGTGGTATTCGGCGACGGCGGTGACGTACTCGCGCGGGTCGGTGCGCCAGTACCCGTGTTCCTCCAGCTCCGTGCGGGGTGTGCCGTCCGGGATGGAGTCGAGCATCGAGAAGGCCCCGGAGTCGACCATGTACGGCGGGAGACCGCGATCGCGCCGGACCCACCAGGTGGTGCGCTGGAGCCGCTGGTGGGCGATGCACACCGGGACCGGCGCGGCGAGGTGCCGGGGTTCGGAGATGCCCAGGAAGAAGTCGGTCTCGACGTTCACGGCCGTCTCCGCTGGGGTGCCTGGTAGGCGGCGAGGGTCGCGTCCAGCCGGTCGTCGAAGGACCGCGCGGGGTCTTGGAGACGGGACCAGCGGGCGAGCAGCTCTTCCCCGGCCGGGGTGAGCTTGAGCTGGTTGCCCTTGAGCCACACCCGCCCGAAGCGGTGCTTCTTCGCCGGGGCGAGGACGACGTACTTCTTGTTCGCGGCGAACTGGCGGGCGGCGCGCTCCTCCGGCAGGTGGAAGAAGTCCTTGAGCTGGTCGGCGCGTTTGCGGGTGTCGGCCAGGTCGCATTGCGGGTCGGCGAGGTCTGCGCGGCCGGTCCACACGTTGACCCGGAGCACGAGGTGCCCGGCGCCGATGAGGTGGAGCGCGCGGTAGTGCGGCCACGCGGAACGGGTCACGGGCCGGTCGACCGGAGCGGGGACCGCGGGGAGTTCGGAGAGCTCCCACAGCGCCGGAGCGTCCTCGGTGGACGCGTCCATCAGGGACGAATTCATGCAAGAAAATCTTGCATATGCGGGCATCAGATGGCCAGGGTTTTATGCAAGATTTTCTTGCATAAACCGTGACGGCTGGCCGCAAGAAAATCTGGCATGATGCGCGCGTGCCACCCAACGAAGTCCCCGGGGAATCCGACGCGCTGGAGCGTCGTCGTGCGGCCGCGCGACGACGTCTTAAGCACATCCGCAAGGCCCGGGAGGACGAGCCCGCCGCAGTGCTGGAAGCCGTCAATGCGGGGATCGAGAAGAACGAGATCGCGGCCCTCCTCGGCGTCACCCGACAGACGGTTCGCATGAGGCTCAAGTCGGGAAACCAGCAGGGAACCGCAGGTCAAAGCAGGGATTTCCCCAACGGCCTCCCCGCCGGGGACGGTGGGGAGGCCGGGGAATCCCCGACGTCGACCGGTCCCCGCAAGCAGGCTGACGGGGAGCCTTCCCCGGGGACGGGGACACCCGAATCCTCGGGGAGCGAACCCAGCGCGACGCACTGAGTCCCCGCGCCGCGGGGACGGGGACGGCTCCCCGCGGCGCTACGCT from Amycolatopsis japonica includes the following:
- a CDS encoding helix-turn-helix domain-containing protein, with the translated sequence MPPNEVPGESDALERRRAAARRRLKHIRKAREDEPAAVLEAVNAGIEKNEIAALLGVTRQTVRMRLKSGNQQGTAGQSRDFPNGLPAGDGGEAGESPTSTGPRKQADGEPSPGTGTPESSGSEPSATH
- a CDS encoding deazapurine DNA modification protein DpdA family protein; protein product: MNVETDFFLGISEPRHLAAPVPVCIAHQRLQRTTWWVRRDRGLPPYMVDSGAFSMLDSIPDGTPRTELEEHGYWRTDPREYVTAVAEYHHWIGPPVMVGIQDWMCEDHILAKTGLDVDEHQDRTTENYLELTARWNQHFRTVGDSKFIPTLQGGTPHDYVAHIRKYLAAGVDLLAGPVGVGSLCRRQATSEIVAIIRAITAAAPGIRLHGYGVKTLGIRRVGHLLATSDSEAWSVDARHSEPLPGCVGTHKKCVSCLDYALTWRGRLIHSLRSPEPIGGQLDLFEEGIAA
- a CDS encoding zinc finger domain-containing protein → MSTIDGFRWSPSGPVRDTARDNPRSRRCPTCGAAPLEPCFRMRPGGRQVLADYHDARKQPPAEQPAAKLDPAAAGRRIAALGRLEAAIRAAHQRYERFSPDQRAYQAWAAGDVVPHRITQALDLRGLDGPGVDEACGVTEPQVDMWEAGELYPTWESLVLLAELTRFPPEFFTLAFDRPPLRAADTSLVHHIRQLPPDVDPVLEFLPSAVAAVVPAQEPT